One window of Anabaena sphaerica FACHB-251 genomic DNA carries:
- a CDS encoding cyanophycin synthetase, translating to MVQEQSTDVVRINARRTDVFDIFNFRYYIGPNPYLDTGALVFDFALTEYRDPLPIEDYIAVISDFYPHLAEQTYQLYADLFARVVSEVGKLDIGLHLHLWSIKPYHSYVRISIQALHERTARAVVYLVWDWFESITQDEYFPFEERLIKLQNKFRESVYGGPTVYALWQTAYQQGIPTFYLWEEGLMQYGYGKKQVRGVATSFDIDSHLDSEFTTRKDDCKEFLERLGFPVPKGDIVVSETEALDVVREIGYPVAIKPVAGHKGIGVTPNVHNSRELKSAYDLAVLAIPEDESIRVIVEKSIRGTDFRLLCVNGKFVAATERRPPSVVGNGYSTIRELIRRENRKSERRDTPTSPMSKIVIDEAMELYLDAQRLDLDSIIDRDRTIYLSKVANISSGGISINATNKIHPDNIILAQDIAQHFRLTCLGIDVIAKNISQSWQAGNFAILEINAAPGILMHLNPAIGASVDVPAHILATFFQSAQDAKIPIITFNKITFTALQALIDHILLKHPQWKIGAVCREGIFVNRSEKVLSQDYNQNIQTLLRHPQLDLLIAEYSEDILEQEGMVYQGSNIVVLDNPTEMEIILLRDAIDGSMAMIKKNNNVSIQHKGLIEDLILELETDFFNVYLQKIDSIL from the coding sequence ATGGTTCAAGAGCAAAGCACCGATGTCGTCCGCATCAATGCCAGAAGAACTGATGTATTTGATATTTTTAACTTCAGGTATTATATAGGTCCAAACCCTTATTTGGATACAGGTGCGCTAGTATTTGATTTTGCTTTGACTGAATATCGAGATCCGCTACCAATTGAAGATTATATTGCCGTTATTAGCGATTTTTACCCTCATTTAGCCGAGCAAACATATCAATTATATGCTGATTTATTTGCTCGTGTTGTTTCGGAAGTAGGCAAATTAGATATAGGTTTACACCTTCATCTTTGGAGTATCAAGCCATATCACTCTTATGTACGGATTAGCATTCAAGCACTACATGAACGTACAGCTAGAGCAGTGGTTTACTTAGTTTGGGATTGGTTTGAAAGCATTACTCAAGATGAGTATTTCCCGTTTGAGGAACGGTTAATTAAATTGCAAAATAAGTTTCGGGAATCTGTTTATGGTGGGCCAACAGTGTATGCTTTATGGCAAACCGCATATCAACAGGGTATTCCTACTTTCTATTTATGGGAAGAAGGACTAATGCAATATGGTTATGGTAAAAAACAGGTGCGGGGTGTAGCAACAAGTTTTGATATTGATAGTCATCTAGATTCCGAATTTACTACCCGCAAAGATGATTGTAAAGAATTTTTAGAACGGTTGGGGTTTCCAGTGCCAAAGGGTGATATTGTAGTTTCGGAAACAGAAGCTTTAGATGTAGTTAGAGAAATTGGCTACCCAGTTGCAATTAAACCTGTTGCGGGTCATAAAGGAATTGGTGTCACCCCTAATGTGCATAATTCTAGAGAGTTGAAATCTGCTTATGATCTGGCAGTATTAGCAATTCCAGAAGATGAATCAATCAGAGTTATTGTTGAGAAAAGTATAAGAGGAACGGATTTTCGTTTACTCTGTGTCAACGGTAAATTTGTCGCTGCTACAGAACGTCGTCCACCATCGGTTGTGGGTAATGGTTATTCAACTATTAGAGAATTAATCAGGAGAGAAAATCGCAAATCGGAACGAAGAGATACACCCACCTCACCCATGAGTAAGATTGTTATTGATGAAGCGATGGAACTATATTTAGATGCACAAAGATTAGATTTAGATAGTATAATTGATCGCGATCGCACTATTTATCTTTCCAAAGTTGCTAATATATCATCTGGTGGTATCAGTATTAATGCGACAAATAAAATTCACCCTGATAATATCATCTTAGCTCAAGACATTGCCCAACATTTTCGCCTCACTTGTTTGGGTATTGATGTCATTGCTAAAAATATTTCCCAATCTTGGCAGGCTGGTAATTTTGCTATCTTAGAAATTAACGCTGCACCAGGTATTTTAATGCATCTTAACCCCGCTATTGGTGCAAGTGTCGATGTTCCTGCTCATATTTTAGCAACCTTTTTTCAATCTGCTCAAGATGCCAAAATACCAATTATCACTTTTAATAAAATTACTTTCACCGCATTACAAGCACTAATTGATCACATTCTCTTAAAACATCCCCAATGGAAAATTGGTGCTGTGTGTCGTGAGGGAATATTTGTCAATCGTTCCGAAAAAGTTTTGAGTCAGGATTATAATCAAAATATCCAAACTTTGTTGCGTCATCCTCAACTCGATTTACTCATTGCTGAATATTCAGAAGACATTTTAGAACAAGAAGGAATGGTTTACCAAGGTAGTAATATTGTCGTTTTGGATAATCCCACTGAAATGGAAATTATCTTGTTAAGGGATGCAATAGATGGTTCGATGGCAATGATTAAAAAGAATAACAATGTTTCTATTCAACATAAAGGCTTAATTGAAGATTTGATTTTAGAATTGGAGACGGATTTTTTCAATGTTTATTTACAAAAAATTGACTCAATTTTGTAA
- a CDS encoding DUF1823 family protein: MSNLPPLNTETIWAIINDTIDDTTVNQLVWYHLGYRYDSTTETWDTTQASPEWRDEYPQPINFLDSRPATMKLTRSIPQENKQLLKEKLGFKGYKIGDFGPRQTRRATAANWLLSYMLLTTGKIE; encoded by the coding sequence ATGTCTAACTTGCCACCACTCAACACAGAAACAATTTGGGCTATTATCAACGATACAATTGATGATACTACTGTTAACCAATTGGTATGGTATCACTTAGGTTATCGCTATGACTCTACAACTGAAACATGGGATACAACTCAAGCATCACCAGAATGGCGAGATGAATACCCACAACCTATAAATTTTCTTGATTCTCGTCCCGCAACTATGAAATTGACTCGTTCTATTCCCCAAGAGAACAAACAACTACTCAAAGAAAAGCTAGGTTTTAAAGGTTACAAAATCGGTGATTTTGGGCCTCGACAAACTCGTCGAGCAACAGCAGCAAATTGGTTATTAAGTTATATGCTGCTCACCACTGGAAAAATAGAGTAA
- a CDS encoding dienelactone hydrolase family protein — protein sequence MKILLSVLFTPVVVLLTSTDVLGAIRTKTIEYKHGNTVLEGYLAYDDAIKSKRPGVLVVHEWNGLQSYAKQRTEQLAKLGYVAFAADIYGKGVRPKNAQESAAQSTIYRQDRKLLRERANAGLKVLTNFSLTDNKRIAAIGYCFGGGTVLELARSGANIAGVVSFHGNLDTPNPEDAKNIKAKVLVLHGADDPFVPKEQLQGFENEMRQASVDWQLISYGGAVHAFTNPVYKGEIKGALYDKKADQRSWQAMRQFFAEIFR from the coding sequence ATGAAAATTCTCCTTTCTGTTCTGTTTACACCTGTAGTTGTGTTGCTAACTTCTACAGACGTACTAGGAGCCATTAGAACAAAGACTATCGAATATAAACACGGCAACACAGTTTTAGAAGGTTATTTAGCTTATGATGACGCTATCAAGAGTAAGCGTCCAGGTGTGTTAGTGGTTCATGAATGGAATGGCTTGCAGTCTTATGCCAAACAACGGACTGAGCAGTTAGCAAAGCTAGGTTATGTTGCTTTTGCTGCTGATATTTATGGTAAAGGCGTGAGACCCAAAAATGCTCAAGAGTCAGCAGCACAGTCTACAATTTATCGCCAGGATCGGAAATTATTAAGGGAACGCGCCAATGCAGGTTTAAAAGTTTTAACTAATTTTTCTCTGACTGATAATAAACGCATTGCTGCTATTGGCTACTGTTTTGGTGGTGGTACAGTTTTAGAATTAGCTCGGAGTGGTGCGAATATCGCTGGTGTAGTTAGTTTTCATGGCAACCTCGACACCCCTAACCCGGAAGATGCGAAAAATATCAAAGCCAAGGTATTAGTTTTGCATGGTGCAGATGATCCTTTTGTGCCAAAAGAGCAACTTCAAGGTTTTGAAAATGAAATGCGTCAGGCTAGTGTAGACTGGCAATTAATATCTTATGGTGGTGCGGTTCATGCTTTCACCAATCCAGTCTATAAAGGTGAAATCAAAGGCGCACTGTATGACAAAAAAGCAGATCAGCGTTCTTGGCAGGCTATGAGACAATTCTTTGCGGAAATCTTTCGTTAA
- a CDS encoding 3-deoxy-7-phosphoheptulonate synthase — protein MINKLINTNIKSSHVLLTPNQVKEKLPLSKSAEQTILKSRQEIEHILDFQDHRKFIVVGPCSIHDPKAAMEYAEKLKILADKVHDKLLLIMRVYFEKPRTTVGWKGLINDPDMDDSFHVERGILMARSLLLKLAEFGLPTATEALDPIIPQYISELVSWSAIGARTTESQTHREMASGLSMPVGFKNGTDGNINVALNALKSARTPHNFLGINQKGQVSVFQTRGNPHGHVILRGGHQPNFDPDNVKFVEEQLKAANLPPRIVIDCSHGNTNKDYKLQPVVLENVIQQIVDGNTSIVGMMLESNLYEGNQPITGKREELQYGVSVTDKCIAWEETERIILAAHAKLK, from the coding sequence ATGATCAACAAATTAATTAACACGAATATTAAGAGTTCGCACGTTTTATTAACTCCCAATCAAGTCAAAGAAAAATTGCCTTTAAGCAAATCTGCTGAACAAACAATTTTGAAATCCAGACAGGAAATAGAACATATTCTTGATTTTCAAGATCACAGAAAATTTATTGTAGTAGGTCCTTGTTCTATTCATGATCCCAAAGCAGCGATGGAATATGCTGAAAAATTGAAAATTTTAGCAGATAAAGTTCATGATAAATTACTACTAATTATGCGGGTTTATTTTGAAAAACCTAGAACTACTGTAGGCTGGAAAGGACTAATTAATGACCCAGACATGGATGATTCTTTCCATGTTGAACGTGGGATTTTAATGGCCCGTAGTTTGTTATTAAAACTCGCAGAATTCGGATTACCCACAGCAACAGAAGCTCTTGATCCCATTATTCCTCAATATATTAGTGAATTGGTTTCTTGGTCAGCAATTGGAGCAAGGACAACTGAATCACAAACTCACCGAGAAATGGCTAGTGGTCTGTCCATGCCCGTGGGGTTTAAAAATGGTACAGATGGGAATATTAATGTAGCTTTGAATGCTCTCAAATCCGCTAGAACCCCACATAATTTTTTGGGAATTAATCAAAAGGGACAGGTAAGCGTATTTCAAACTAGAGGTAATCCTCATGGTCATGTGATTTTACGTGGTGGTCATCAGCCTAACTTTGATCCCGATAATGTTAAATTTGTAGAAGAACAATTAAAAGCCGCAAATTTACCACCGAGAATAGTGATTGATTGCAGTCATGGTAACACAAATAAAGACTATAAATTACAACCAGTTGTTTTAGAAAATGTGATTCAGCAAATAGTCGATGGTAATACTTCAATAGTGGGAATGATGCTGGAATCAAATTTATATGAAGGCAATCAACCGATTACGGGTAAACGTGAAGAATTACAATATGGTGTTTCAGTAACTGACAAATGTATTGCTTGGGAGGAAACAGAAAGAATTATTTTGGCTGCTCACGCGAAACTCAAGTGA
- a CDS encoding M3 family metallopeptidase — protein MSATATISQNPLLQGVGLPPFADITPEQVEPAFKHLLTELHKQLAILEANVQPTWSGLVEPLEKLTERLYWSWGILNHLMGVQNSPDLRIAYQKVQPQVVQFINTLGQSKPIYKAFKALRASDTWETLESAQQRIVEAAIRDAKLSGVGLEGEARERFNVIQMQLAELATQFSNHLLDATTAFSLVLTTKEEIDGLPSSLLSLAAQAARIAGEEQATPENGPWHITLDFPSYFPFMQHSTRRDLREKLYKAYITRASSGELNNNPLIESILQLRQELAELLGFENFAELSLASKMAKNVPAVEKLLEELRQASYDAAVKDLEALKYFAKYHGAVEADNLQHWDISFWAERQREAKFAFTEEELRPYFPLPQVLDGLFGLIKRLFGVTVTPADGQAPVWHEDVRYFKISDKYGNAIAYFYLDPYSRPAEKRGGAWMDACIHRSKITERGVTNIRLPVAYLICNQTPPVDDKPSLMTFDEVETLFHEFGHGLHHMLTKVDYTGAAGINNVEWDAVELPSQFMENWCYDRLTLFGMAKHYQTGEPLPEHYYQKLLAARNYMSGSAMLRQVHLSSVDLELHYHYRPGSDETPVDVRQRIAKTTTVLPPLPEDAFLCAFGHIFEGGYAAGYYSYKWAEVLSADAFAAFEEAGLEDEESIHTTGRRYRDTVLAMGGSKHPMEVFQAFRGREPSTTALLKHNGLLAAVKN, from the coding sequence ATGAGTGCAACTGCTACTATTTCTCAAAATCCCCTACTCCAAGGCGTTGGGCTACCTCCATTTGCAGATATTACACCGGAGCAAGTAGAACCCGCATTTAAACATTTGTTAACAGAATTACATAAACAACTAGCTATATTAGAAGCTAATGTACAACCTACCTGGAGCGGTTTAGTAGAACCTCTAGAAAAATTGACAGAAAGGCTGTATTGGAGTTGGGGTATACTGAACCATTTAATGGGTGTTCAAAATAGTCCTGATTTACGGATCGCATATCAGAAGGTTCAACCACAAGTAGTGCAGTTTATTAACACCCTGGGACAAAGCAAACCTATCTACAAGGCTTTTAAAGCCCTCCGTGCTAGTGATACCTGGGAAACCTTAGAATCAGCCCAGCAACGCATTGTTGAAGCAGCTATTAGGGATGCAAAGTTGTCTGGTGTGGGTTTGGAAGGAGAAGCAAGAGAGCGTTTTAATGTTATTCAAATGCAGTTAGCAGAACTGGCTACCCAGTTTTCTAATCATCTTTTGGATGCTACCACAGCCTTTAGCTTGGTTTTAACAACTAAAGAAGAAATCGACGGTTTACCCAGCAGCTTACTCAGTTTAGCTGCCCAAGCTGCTCGGATCGCAGGGGAAGAACAGGCCACCCCAGAAAATGGACCTTGGCATATCACATTAGACTTTCCTAGTTATTTTCCCTTTATGCAACACAGTACCCGTCGGGATCTGCGGGAAAAATTATATAAAGCTTATATTACCCGTGCCTCCTCTGGGGAGTTAAATAACAACCCTTTAATTGAAAGTATTTTACAGTTACGACAAGAACTGGCAGAGTTACTGGGCTTTGAAAATTTTGCCGAACTCAGTTTAGCTAGTAAAATGGCTAAGAATGTCCCAGCGGTGGAAAAGCTGTTAGAAGAACTGCGCCAAGCTAGTTATGATGCTGCTGTTAAAGATTTAGAAGCACTTAAATATTTTGCAAAATATCATGGAGCAGTAGAAGCAGATAATTTGCAACATTGGGACATCAGCTTTTGGGCAGAACGTCAAAGAGAAGCAAAATTTGCTTTTACTGAAGAGGAATTACGTCCTTATTTCCCTCTTCCCCAGGTTCTAGATGGGTTATTTGGTCTGATTAAACGGCTATTTGGTGTGACTGTTACCCCAGCAGATGGTCAAGCCCCAGTTTGGCATGAGGATGTACGTTATTTTAAAATCTCTGATAAATACGGTAATGCGATCGCCTACTTTTATCTAGACCCCTACAGTCGTCCTGCGGAAAAACGTGGTGGTGCTTGGATGGATGCTTGTATTCATCGTAGCAAAATTACAGAACGAGGTGTAACTAATATCCGCTTACCTGTGGCTTATTTGATTTGTAACCAAACTCCCCCAGTGGATGATAAGCCTAGTTTGATGACTTTTGATGAAGTAGAAACATTGTTCCACGAGTTTGGACATGGCTTACACCATATGCTCACCAAGGTGGACTATACTGGAGCGGCAGGTATTAATAATGTTGAATGGGATGCCGTGGAATTGCCTAGTCAATTTATGGAAAACTGGTGCTATGATCGCTTGACTTTGTTTGGTATGGCTAAACACTATCAAACAGGGGAACCACTACCAGAACATTATTATCAAAAGCTTTTAGCAGCCCGTAATTACATGAGTGGTTCGGCTATGTTACGCCAAGTTCACCTCAGCAGTGTAGACCTGGAACTACACTACCATTATCGCCCTGGTAGTGATGAGACTCCTGTAGATGTACGTCAACGCATTGCTAAAACTACTACTGTTTTACCACCACTGCCTGAAGATGCTTTTTTATGTGCATTCGGTCACATTTTTGAAGGTGGTTATGCGGCTGGGTACTATAGCTATAAGTGGGCAGAAGTTCTGAGTGCGGATGCTTTTGCTGCTTTTGAAGAAGCTGGTTTAGAAGATGAAGAATCAATACACACTACTGGTAGGCGTTACCGAGATACGGTGTTAGCTATGGGTGGTAGTAAACACCCAATGGAAGTTTTTCAAGCCTTCCGGGGTCGGGAACCGAGTACAACTGCTTTACTTAAGCATAATGGCTTGTTGGCTGCTGTCAAAAATTAG
- a CDS encoding alpha-amylase family glycosyl hydrolase, which produces MAKSIEFQLFAPYNKGVALIGCFSNWQEIPMEKCEDGYFRTNVELADGSYKYKFKVQSNSWFFETEQWVEVTDPYATNIDEMGGKDNGIVRVKDGEIITDTYVWRHDDKYLSPDHELVIYEMHVGDFSGGEDDPFARGKYKHVVEKLDYLSELGINAIELMPIKEYPGSYSWGYNPRHFFATESSYGSTADLKNMIDECHARGIRVIMDGIFNHSEASSPLTQIDHDYWYHHSPRDPENNWGPEFNYEHYDENLDTYPARKFIGDTVRFWIEEYHIDGIRYDAARQIANYDFMHWIVQETQKTAGVKPFYNIAEHIPETTSITNQDGPMDGCWHDSFRHTITVHICGDVFDLENLKDVIDCKRQGFMGTTNVVNYLTNHDHDHLMVELANRNIFDEEAVKRAKLGAAILMTAVGVPLIWMGEEFGEYKPKQPSSSKIDWNLLGNDLNRSLFDYYKGLINLRKNNHALYTENIDFIHENPETKVLAYSRWNDEGSRVVVVANLSDKFLAGYEITNFPSGGTWHEWTGDYDIEAGENSIMTDLGSYEAKVFVWQK; this is translated from the coding sequence ATGGCAAAGTCAATTGAATTTCAATTATTTGCTCCTTATAACAAAGGAGTCGCCTTAATTGGGTGTTTTTCTAATTGGCAAGAAATACCAATGGAAAAATGCGAAGATGGATATTTTCGGACAAATGTGGAATTAGCAGACGGAAGTTATAAATATAAATTCAAAGTTCAATCAAATTCTTGGTTTTTTGAAACAGAACAGTGGGTTGAGGTAACAGATCCCTACGCCACAAATATTGATGAAATGGGCGGGAAAGATAACGGTATTGTGAGAGTGAAAGATGGGGAGATTATTACTGATACCTATGTTTGGAGACATGATGATAAATACCTATCACCAGACCATGAATTAGTAATTTATGAAATGCACGTTGGGGATTTTTCTGGTGGAGAAGATGACCCCTTTGCCAGAGGCAAGTATAAACACGTAGTTGAAAAGTTAGATTACCTATCTGAATTAGGAATCAATGCTATTGAGTTGATGCCTATAAAAGAATATCCTGGTAGTTATAGTTGGGGTTATAATCCCCGCCACTTCTTTGCCACAGAATCTAGTTATGGTTCTACAGCAGATTTAAAAAATATGATTGACGAGTGTCATGCTAGAGGCATTCGTGTGATTATGGATGGAATCTTCAACCACTCAGAAGCATCGAGTCCCCTAACCCAAATTGACCATGACTATTGGTATCATCACTCTCCCCGTGATCCAGAGAATAATTGGGGACCAGAATTTAATTACGAACATTATGATGAAAATTTAGATACTTATCCAGCTAGAAAATTTATTGGTGATACAGTCAGATTTTGGATCGAAGAATATCATATAGATGGTATTCGCTATGATGCCGCCAGACAAATTGCCAACTACGATTTCATGCATTGGATTGTTCAAGAAACTCAAAAAACTGCTGGTGTTAAGCCTTTTTATAATATCGCTGAACATATTCCAGAAACCACGAGTATCACTAATCAAGATGGTCCAATGGATGGTTGCTGGCATGATAGTTTCCGGCACACAATTACAGTACATATTTGCGGTGATGTCTTTGATTTAGAAAATCTCAAAGATGTCATTGACTGTAAACGTCAAGGCTTCATGGGTACAACCAATGTTGTTAATTACTTAACTAATCATGACCATGATCATCTGATGGTTGAGTTGGCTAATCGGAATATTTTTGATGAAGAAGCTGTGAAACGGGCTAAGTTGGGAGCAGCTATTCTCATGACAGCCGTTGGTGTGCCTTTAATCTGGATGGGAGAAGAATTTGGTGAATATAAACCCAAACAACCTTCTTCATCAAAAATTGATTGGAATTTGCTAGGTAATGACCTAAATCGCAGCTTGTTTGATTACTACAAAGGTTTGATTAATCTGCGTAAAAATAATCATGCACTCTACACAGAAAATATTGATTTTATCCACGAGAATCCAGAAACAAAAGTTCTGGCTTATAGTCGATGGAATGATGAAGGTTCTCGTGTAGTAGTCGTGGCAAATTTATCTGATAAATTCCTAGCTGGCTACGAAATTACTAATTTTCCCTCTGGTGGTACATGGCATGAATGGACAGGTGATTATGATATAGAGGCAGGTGAAAATAGTATCATGACTGACTTAGGTTCTTACGAAGCTAAAGTATTTGTCTGGCAGAAATGA
- a CDS encoding acylphosphatase: MQSTAPLPKLIRAHVFITGRVQGVGYRYATVDTATQLGLTGWVRNLPDGRVEAVFEGAREIVEEMVRWCHAGPPAAVVKEVLVESEHPEGLRSFEVRR, encoded by the coding sequence ATGCAAAGTACTGCACCACTACCAAAACTAATCCGCGCCCATGTTTTCATTACTGGCCGAGTTCAAGGGGTGGGCTATCGCTACGCCACTGTAGATACTGCTACCCAGTTGGGCTTAACGGGTTGGGTGCGAAATCTCCCCGATGGTCGAGTGGAAGCAGTGTTTGAGGGTGCTAGAGAAATTGTAGAAGAAATGGTGCGCTGGTGTCATGCGGGTCCACCTGCGGCAGTGGTAAAGGAAGTGCTAGTTGAGTCTGAACACCCAGAAGGATTGCGGAGTTTTGAAGTGAGGCGTTAG